Proteins co-encoded in one Acidobacteriota bacterium genomic window:
- the guaA gene encoding glutamine-hydrolyzing GMP synthase, giving the protein MRPTRAAIYTRSVDTSTIVILDFGSQYTQLIARRIREFNVFSVVLPCTTPLEKIRDLKPKGVILSGGPSSVYDADAPAADPAVLAMGTPVLGICYGLQFMTHHLGGKVESAPAREYGHAEVSVVAETALFRGLPQTLDVWMSHGDEAKTLPEGFRLTAKTANAVAGIANEERRMWAVQFHPEVAHTRQGMELLKNFCLDICGAKPDWTPEHFIQSTVERIKAQVGDGHAICGLSGGVDSSVAAVLVARAIGDRLTCIFVNNGVLRKDEFRKVQKTMREGLGLNVVAVDAGERFLTKLAGVTDPERKRKIIGNEFIAVFDDEAAKIFEAEKSAGEEVAWLVQGTLYPDVIESSSVHGPSHTIKSHHNVGGLPEDMKLKLIEPLRDLFKDEVRRIGRDLGMPEEILERQPFPGPGLAVRILGEVTADRVALLQEADEIVVTEIKAAGLYRKVWQSFAVLLPVKSVGVMGDQRTYAYTCAIRAVESEDGMTADWAPLPYEVLRTISSRIVSEVRGINRVVYDITSKPPGTIEWE; this is encoded by the coding sequence ATGCGCCCGACGCGCGCGGCCATTTACACTCGAAGTGTGGACACCTCAACGATAGTCATTCTGGATTTTGGATCGCAGTATACGCAGTTGATCGCGCGGCGTATCCGCGAGTTCAACGTCTTCTCAGTCGTGCTGCCTTGCACGACGCCGCTTGAAAAGATTCGCGATCTGAAGCCGAAGGGCGTGATCCTGTCGGGCGGCCCGAGCTCGGTCTACGATGCCGACGCTCCCGCGGCCGATCCCGCAGTACTGGCGATGGGCACTCCGGTGCTTGGCATCTGCTACGGCTTGCAGTTCATGACGCATCATCTTGGCGGCAAGGTGGAGTCCGCGCCAGCGCGGGAGTACGGCCACGCGGAGGTGAGCGTCGTCGCGGAGACGGCGCTGTTCCGCGGCCTGCCGCAGACGCTCGATGTGTGGATGTCGCACGGCGATGAAGCGAAGACGCTGCCCGAGGGATTTCGTCTGACGGCGAAGACCGCGAACGCCGTCGCTGGAATTGCGAACGAGGAGCGAAGGATGTGGGCAGTGCAGTTTCATCCCGAGGTCGCGCACACGCGGCAGGGAATGGAGCTGCTGAAGAACTTCTGCCTGGACATCTGCGGCGCAAAGCCGGACTGGACGCCCGAGCACTTCATCCAGTCGACAGTAGAGCGCATCAAGGCGCAGGTGGGAGATGGCCATGCCATCTGCGGTCTGAGCGGCGGCGTCGACTCGTCGGTTGCGGCCGTTCTGGTGGCGCGCGCGATCGGCGACCGGCTGACGTGCATCTTCGTGAACAACGGCGTGCTGCGCAAGGACGAGTTCCGCAAGGTGCAGAAGACGATGCGCGAGGGCCTTGGCCTGAACGTGGTCGCTGTCGATGCCGGTGAACGCTTCCTGACGAAGCTGGCGGGCGTGACCGATCCTGAGCGTAAGAGAAAGATCATCGGCAACGAGTTCATCGCGGTCTTCGACGACGAGGCGGCGAAGATATTCGAAGCGGAAAAGAGCGCGGGCGAGGAAGTTGCGTGGCTGGTGCAGGGAACGCTGTATCCGGACGTGATCGAGTCGTCGAGCGTGCACGGGCCCTCGCACACGATCAAGAGCCACCACAACGTCGGCGGTCTGCCGGAGGACATGAAGCTGAAGCTGATCGAGCCGCTGCGCGATCTCTTCAAGGACGAGGTGCGGCGCATCGGCCGTGATCTCGGTATGCCGGAAGAGATTCTGGAGCGGCAGCCCTTTCCGGGGCCCGGTCTGGCGGTCCGCATTCTGGGCGAGGTGACAGCCGATCGTGTGGCGTTGTTGCAGGAGGCCGACGAGATCGTTGTCACGGAGATTAAGGCTGCGGGACTCTACCGCAAGGTGTGGCAGAGCTTTGCTGTGCTGCTGCCGGTGAAGAGCGTGGGCGTGATGGGCGACCAGCGCACGTATGCGTACACGTGCGCGATCCGTGCGGTGGAGAGCGAAGACGGCATGACCGCCGACTGGGCCCCATTGC